From the Thunnus albacares chromosome 24, fThuAlb1.1, whole genome shotgun sequence genome, one window contains:
- the dock9b gene encoding dedicator of cytokinesis protein 9 isoform X6, with translation MGCTTSVVLLEGLRSILERNCGYIKGAVELGVLEEEEETLSLRGSQLWMPTTALVKPKIIEPLDYENVIIQRKTQIISDVLRDMLQFPPEDFQISTLRRQGRTLFSTVPETAEKEAHSLFVQECIKTYKSDWHVVNYQYEEYSGDFRQLPNKVLRPEKLAPHLFEVDEDVEKDEDTASLGSQKGGVSKHGWLYKGNMNSAISVTMRSFKRRYFHLAQLGDGSYNLNFYKDENTSKEPKGTIFLDSCMGVVQNSKVRRFAFELKMQDKSTFLLAADSEAEMEEWITTLNKILHSSFEQAMQEKRNGDLHDDEEHGKTDLSSGSFQDSFQTARDIESKMRSEARLKLFTLDPDTQKLDFSGIEPDVRQFEEKFGKRVLVSCHDLSFNLQGCVAENEEGPTTNVEPFYVVLSLFDVQNSRKISADFHVDLNHPLVRQMTQSSGSGGGQDLHINGSGGDAPLGGHRLASGLPEGALQYPRQGVFSVTCPHPEIFLVARIEKVLQGGITHCTEPYMKSSDSAKMAQKVLKNAKTACSRLGQYRMPFAWSARPVFKDASGTLDKSARFSALYRQDSSKLSDEDMFKLLTDFRKPEKMAKLPVLLGNLDITIDSVAPDVTNCVTSSYIPVRNFEGNGPGSALLEVEEFVPCIAKCSQPFTIYKNHLYVYPKHLKYDGQKSFAKARNIAVCIEFKDSDEDEAQPLKCIYGRPGGSLFTKQAYAAVLHHQQNPEFYDEIKIELPTQLHEKHHLLFTFYHVSCDSNSKKKDLVETPVGSAWLPLLRDGRVIMNEQQLPVAANLPAGYLGSQDVINKHSGSEIKWVDGGKALFKFSTHLVSTVYTQDQHLHNFFHHCQSMDMSEQASEGGLVKYLKSLHAMEGHVMVNFLPTILNQLFCVLTRATHEDVAVNVTRVMVHVVAQCHEEGLEHYLRSYVKFVFKPETYSSTNVKTVHEELAKAMTAILKPSTDFLTSNKLLKHSWYFFEALVKSMAHYLIEGGKVKLSRNQRFTASFYHAVETLVNMLMPHITQKYKDNLDAARNANHSLAVFIKRCFTFMDRGFVFKQINNYMNCFVPGDPKTLFEFKFEFLRVVCSHEHYVPLNLPMPFGKGRIQRFQDLQLDYSLTDDFCRNHFLVGLLLREVGGALQEFREIRQIAIQVLKGLMIKHTFDDRYAAKSQQARLATLYLPLFGLLQENVYRLDIKESAPLSNHNNVREDSLVPNSMVTPQKPGSCIENALHKDVFGVISGTASPHSSSPNVSSVHHADSRGSLISTDSGNSLLDKSSDKTNSLEKNQCASALGSTVLRCDKLDRDEIKNLLMCFLHILKSMSEEALFAYWNKAAPSELMDFFTLIEVCLHQFRYMGKRFIARSQEGSGPVAPDRKSLTLPVSRNRAGILHARLQQLGTLENAHTFNNMYSHTEADVSSQCLLEANVSTEVCLTVLDTLSIFIMGFKTQLNSDLGHNPLMKKVFQVHLCFLQIPQSEAALKQVFTSLRTFIYKFPCTFFDGRADMCASLCYEILKCCNSKLSSIRSDAAHLLYFLMKSNFDYTGRKSFVRTHLQVVIAVSQLIADVIGIGGTRFQQSLSIINNCANSDKSIKHTAFPSDVKDLTKRIRTVLMATEQMKEHENDPEMLVDLQYSLAKSYTSTPELRKTWLDSMARIHNKNGDLSEAAMCYVHVAALVAEYLWRKGMFRQGCSAFRVITPNIDEEAAMMEDVGMQDVHFNEEVLMELLEECADGLWKAERYELIADVYRLIIPIYEHRRDFEKLTHLYDTLHRAYTKVMEVMHTGKRLLGTYFRVAFFGQAAGFFEDEDGKEYIYKEPKFTPLSEISQRLLKLYSDKFGQENVKIIQDSGRVNPKDLDSKYAYIQVTHVTPYLDDKELEDRKTDFEKSHNIRRFVFETPFTVSGKKQGGVEEQCKRRTVLTTTHCFPYVKKRIAVMYQHQTDLSPIEVAIDEMSAKVAELRLLCSASEVDMIRLQLKLQGSISVQVNAGPLAYARAFLDDSSAKKYPDNKVKQLKEVFRQFVDACGQGLGVNEQLIKEDQQEYHDEMKANYRDLTRELSNIMHEQIG, from the exons TCCTTCAAGAGGAGGTACTTCCATCTGGCTCAGCTGGGAGATGGATCCTACAACCTCAACTTCTATAAAGACGAGAATACCTCCAAGGAACCCAAAGGGACCATCTTCCTTGACTCATGCATGGGGGTTGTTCAG AACAGCAAAGTGCGCCGGTTTGCCTTTGAGCTGAAGATGCAGGATAAGAGCACGTTCCTGCTGGCTGCAGACAGTGAAGCAGAGATGGAGGAGTGGATCACCACCCTGAACAAGATTCTCCACAGCAGCTTTGAACAGGCCATGCAGGAGAAGAGGAACGGTGACCTGCATGACg ATGAGGAGCATGGAAAAACAGACCTTTCTTCCGGAAGTTTTCAAGACAGCTTTCAG ACTGCCAGAGATATTGAGTCTAAAATGAGGAGTGAAGCTCGCCTGAAATTATTTACCTTGGACCCTGACACACAG AAACTGGACTTCTCCGGCATTGAGCCAGACGTGCGGCAGTTTGAAGAGAAGTTCGGGAAGAGGGTCCTGGTTAGCTGTCATGACCTGTCTTTCAACCTGCAGGGCTGTGTTGCAGAGAATGAAGAGGGGCCAACAACTAAT GTGGAGCCTTTCTATGTGGTCCTGTCCCTGTTCGACGTCCAGAATAGTAGAAAAATCTCGGCCGACTTCCATGTGGACCTCAACCACCCTTTGGTCCGACAAATGACACAATCTTCTGGTTCTGGAGGTGGACAGGACTTGCACATCAACGGCAGCGGTGGTGATGCTCCCCTGGGCGGCCACAGGCTGGCCAGTGGGCTCCCAGAGGGGGCTCTCCAGTACCCCAGACAGGGGGTCTTTTCAGTTACGTGCCCCCATCCAGAGATCTTCCTGGTGGCCAGGATTGAGAAGGTCCTGCAAGGGGGTATCACCCACTGTACTGAACCCTACATGAAGAGCTCAGACTCTGCAAAG ATGGCTCAAAAGGTGCTGAAGAATGCTAAGACAGCCTGCAGCAGACTGGGACAGTACAGGATGCCATTTGCATGGTCTGCAAG gcCTGTGTTTAAAGATGCATCAGGAACTTTGGACAAAAGCGCTCGCTTCTCAGCTCTTTACAGACAAGACAGCAGCAAGCTGTCAGATGAGGACATGTTCAAACTGCTCACTGACTTCAGAAA ACCAGAGAAAATGGCCAAACTCCCTGTGCTCTTAGGGAATTTAGATATAACTATTGACAGTGTGGCCCCGGATGTAACCA ATTGTGTCACTTCCTCCTACATCCCTGTGAGGAACTTTGAAGGAAACGGGCCAGGCAGCGCTCTGCTAGAGGTGGAGGAATTTGTACCTTGCATCGCTAAGTGTTCCCAACCCTTCACCATCTACAAAAACCACCTCTATGTCTACCCAAAACACCTAAAGTATGATGGGCAGAAATCCTTTGCTAAG GCAAGGAATATTGCAGTTTGCATTGAATTCAAGGATTCTGATGAGGACGAAGCCCAGCCGTTGAAG TGCATCTATGGTCGTCCAGGAGGCTCTCTATTCACTAAGCAGGCGTATGCAGCCGTCCTGCACCACCAGCAGAACCCTGAGTTCTATGATGAG ATAAAGATAGAACTGCCTACTCAGCTGCATGAGAAGCATCACCTTCTCTTCACCTTCTATCATGTTAGCTGTGATAGCAACAGCAAGAAGAAAGACCTGGTGGAGACTCCAG TGGGTTCAGCATGGCTGCCTCTGCTAAGGGATGGCAGAGTCATCATGAATGAACAGCAGCTGCCTGTGGCTGCCAATCTGCCTGCAGGGTACCTCGGCTCTCAGGATGTCATAAACAAG CACTCTGGCTCAGAGATCAAGTGGGTAGACGGAGGGAAAGCCCTGTTTAAGTTCTCAACTCATCTTGTTTCCACAGTTTACACTCAg GATCAGCACTTGCAcaacttcttccaccactgtcaaAGCATGGATATGTCTGAACAGGCTTCAGAGGGGGGGCTGGTGAAATACTTGAAG AGTCTGCATGCAATGGAGGGTCATGTAATGGTCAACTTTCTGCCCACCATCCTCAACCAGCTGTTCTGTGTCCTTACGAGAGCCACACACGAGGATGTGGCTGTCAATGTGACAAG GGTGATGGTTCATGTTGTGGCACAGTGCCATGAAGAGGGTCTTGAGCATTACTTGAGGTCATATGTCAAG tttgtttttaagccaGAGACTTATTCCTCCACTAATGTAAAAACAGTTCATGAGGAGCTGGCTAAAGCCATGACAGCTATTCTCAAGCCATCCACTGACTTCCTAACCAGCAACAAGCTGCTGAAG CACTCATGGTACTTCTTTGAAGCTCTGGTGAAATCAATGGCTCATTATCTAATAGAGGGTGGAAAAGTCAAG CTCTCCAGGAACCAACGTTTTACAGCATCCTTCTACCATGCAGTGGAGACCTTGGTCAATATGCTGATGCCACACATCACCCAGAAATACAAGGACAACCTAGATGCGGCTCGCAATGCCAACCACAGCCTGGCAGTTTTCATCAAG CGCTGCTTCACCTTCATGGACAGAGGATTCGTGTTCAAGCAGATCAACAACTACATGAACTGCTTTGTGCCTGGAGATCCCAAG ACTTTGTTTGAGTTCAAGTTCGAGTTCCTGCGAGTTGTTTGCAGCCATGAGCACTACGTCCCTCTTAATCTACCCATGCCCTTTGGAAAAGGAAGAATACAGAGGTTCCAAG ATCTTCAGCTGGACTATTCTCTGACTGATGACTTCTGTCGAAACCACTTCCTGGTGGGGCTGCTGCTGAGGGAGGTGGGCGGCGCTCTTCAGGAGTTCCGAGAGATCCGTCAGATCGCCATCCAGGTGCTCAAGGGACTGATGATCAAACACACGTTCGACGACCGCTATGCTGCGAAA AGCCAACAGGCCAGACTTGCCACCCTCTACCTCCCTCTGTTCGGCCTGCTCCAGGAGAACGTCTACAGACTGGACATCAAGGAGTCTGCCCCCCTCAGCAACCACAAT AATGTGAGGGAGGACTCGCTGGTGCCCAACTCCATGGTGACTCCTCAAAAACCTGGGAGTTGCATAGAAAATGCTCTCCACAAAGATGTGTTTGGGGTCATCTCTGGAACAG CCTCCCCTCACAGCTCCAGTCCAAATGTCAGCTCAGTTCACCACGCAGACTCCAGAGGCTCTCTGATCTCCACCGACTCGGGAAACAGCCTGCTGGACAAGAGCAGTGACAAGACCAACTCCCTGGAGAAG AACCAGTGCGCGTCGGCTCTGGGCAGCACCGTGCTGCGCTGTGACAAACTGGACCGAGACGAGATCAAAAACCTGCTCATGTGTTTTCTGCATATCCTCAAGAGCATGTCAGAGG AGGCCCTTTTTGCATACTGGAACAAAGCAGCTCCTTCTGAGCTAATGGACTTCTTTACATTGATAGA AGTCTGCCTTCATCAGTTCAGATACATGGGGAAGAGATTTATCGCCAG GAGTCAAGAGGGGTCAGGGCCTGTAGCTCCAGACAGGAAGTCTCTGACTCTGCCTGTGTCTCGTAACAGGGCGGGGATCCTGCACGCCCGCCTACAGCAGCTGGGAACTCTGGAGAACGCTCACACTTTTAACAACA TGTACTCTCATACGGAAGCAGATGTGAGCAGCCAGTGTCTGCTGGAGGCCAACGTGTCTACAGAGGTCTGTCTGACTGTGCTGGACACACTCAGCATCTTCATCATGGGATTCAAG ACCCAGCTGAATTCAGATCTTGGTCACAACCCCCTGATGAAGAAAGTTTTCCAGGTGCATTTATGCTTCCTGCAGATCCCACAGTCTGAGGCTGCTCTCAAACAGGTCTTCACCTCACTCAGGACCTTCATCTACAAG TTCCCCTGTACGTTCTTTGACGGCCGGGCCGACATGTGTGCCTCTCTGTGTTATGAGATCCTGAAGTGTTGTAACTCCAAGCTGAGCTCCATCCGCAGCGACGCCGCCCATCTCCTCTACTTCCTCATGAAGAGCAACTTTGACTACACAGGCCGCAAATCTTTTGTGCGAACGCACCTGCAG GTGGTCATCGCTGTCAGTCAGCTGATCGCTGATGTCATCGGCATCGGAGGTACACGCTTCCAGCAGTCTCTCTCGATCATCAACAACTGTGCAAACAGTGACAAGAGCATCAAG CACACAGCGTTTCCATCAGATGTGAAGGACCTGACAAAGCGCATCAGGACAGTGCTGATGGCCACAGAGCAGATGAAGGAGCATGAGAATGACCCAGAGATGCTGGTAGACCTCCAGTACAGCTTGGCCAAGTCCTACACCAGCACGCCCGAGCTCCGTAAGACCTGGCTAGACAGCATGGCTCGCATCCACAACAAGAATGGAGATCTTTCAGag GCAGCCATGTGCTATGTGCACGTTGCTGCTCTGGTGGCTGAGTACCTGTGGAGAAAAG GTATGTTCAGGCAGGGCTGCTCGGCTTTCCGCGTCATCACTCCGAACATTGATGAGGAGGCGGCCATGATGGAGGATGTCGGGATGCAGGATGTCCACTTCAATGAG gaggTGCTGATGGAGCTGTTGGAAGAGTGTGCTGATGGTCTCTGGAAGGCGGAGCGTTATGAGCTCATTGCTGATGTCTACAGGCTCATTATCCCCATCTATGAACACCGCAGAGACTTTGAG AAACTGACACACCTGTATGACACACTCCACCGTGCGTATACTAAAGTGATGGAGGTGATGCATACTGGCAAAAGACTGCTGGGCACGTACTTCAGAGTGGCCTTCTTTGGACAG GCTGCG GGCTTCTTCGAGGATGAGGATGGGAAGGAATATATCTACAAAGAACCAAAGTTCACTCCGCTGTCTGAGATTTCCCAGAGGCTCCTGAAACTCTACTCCGACAAGTTTGGCCAGGAGAACGTCAAGATCATTCAGGACTCTGGCAGG GTGAACCCGAAGGACCTGGACTCTAAGTATGCCTACATCCAGGTGACCCATGTCACTCCATACTTAGACGACAAGGAGCTGGAGGACAGGAAGACCGATTTTGAGAAGAGCCACAACATCCGGCGCTTTGTGTTTGAGACACCATTCACAGTGTCGGGCAAGAAGCAGGGAGGGGTGGAGGAGCAGTGTAAACGGCGCACCGTTCTGACCA CCACCCACTGTTTCCCATATGTGAAGAAGCGCATAGCAGTCATGTACCAACACCAGACTGACCTGAGCCCCATAGAGGTGGCCATAGATGAGATGAGTGCCAAGGTGGCTGAGCTACGACTGCTGTGCTCGGCCTCTGAGGTGGACATGATCCGCTTGCAGCTCAAACTGCAAGGCAGCATCAGTGTTCAG GTGAATGCTGGTCCTCTTGCATATGCCAGAGCCTTTTTAGATGACAGCAGTGCCAAGAAATATCCTGACAACAAGGTCAAACAGCTAAAAGAGGTCTTCAG GCAGTTTGTGGACGCCTGCGGTCAGGGGCTGGGAGTGAACGAGCAGCTGATCAAAGAGGACCAGCAGGAGTATCATGATGAGATGAAGGCTAATTACAGGGACCTGACCAGGGAGCTGTCAAACATCATGCATGAACAG ATTGGATG A